One region of Rhodophyticola sp. CCM32 genomic DNA includes:
- a CDS encoding ABC transporter permease, producing MTAIRHMPRALPVIAVLAILAGFLVNQGLGLILTVWLAAWGVNIWLSNGARGAGAGFLVPVLFGVTLLVLWELAVRLYGISPVILPAPSAIWARLLGATDTLWADFFQTIVKGAMSGYVMGCAAAFAVALAVDRSHFLQRGLLPVGNFIAALPIVGTAPILVMWYGFGWQSKAAVVVIMVFFPMLVNTVQGLKSSEMMQRDLMRTYAASYWQTLFKLRLPAALPFIFNGLKICTTLALIGAIVAEFFGSPTVGMGFRIKIEVGRLAMDMVWAEITVAALAGSGFYGLMALAEKKLTFWHPSQR from the coding sequence ATGACTGCGATCCGGCACATGCCCCGGGCCCTGCCGGTGATCGCGGTACTGGCGATCCTGGCCGGGTTTCTTGTCAATCAGGGTCTGGGGCTGATCCTGACCGTCTGGCTGGCGGCCTGGGGGGTGAATATATGGCTGTCCAACGGGGCTCGCGGGGCAGGGGCCGGTTTTCTGGTGCCGGTGCTGTTCGGGGTGACCCTGCTGGTCCTTTGGGAACTGGCGGTGCGGCTTTACGGGATCTCACCGGTCATTCTGCCCGCACCCTCGGCAATCTGGGCGCGATTGCTTGGTGCGACCGATACGCTTTGGGCCGACTTTTTTCAGACCATCGTCAAGGGCGCGATGTCGGGCTATGTGATGGGCTGTGCGGCGGCCTTCGCGGTGGCCCTGGCCGTGGACCGGTCACATTTCCTGCAACGGGGGCTTTTGCCCGTGGGCAATTTCATCGCGGCCCTGCCGATTGTGGGCACAGCGCCGATTCTGGTCATGTGGTACGGGTTCGGCTGGCAGTCGAAGGCCGCCGTGGTGGTGATCATGGTCTTCTTCCCGATGCTGGTGAACACGGTGCAGGGGTTGAAATCCTCCGAGATGATGCAACGCGACCTGATGCGGACCTATGCGGCCAGCTATTGGCAGACATTGTTCAAACTGCGCCTGCCCGCCGCATTGCCCTTCATCTTCAACGGGTTGAAAATCTGCACAACCCTTGCGCTGATCGGGGCGATTGTGGCGGAGTTTTTCGGCTCTCCCACGGTGGGGATGGGATTTCGGATTAAGATTGAGGTGGGACGCCTGGCCATGGATATGGTCTGGGCGGAAATCACCGTGGCGGCGCTGGCCGGTTCGGGGTTTTACGGGCTGATGGCCCTGGCGGAGAAAAAGCTGACATTCTGGCACCCGTCACAGAGATAA
- a CDS encoding ABC transporter substrate-binding protein, whose protein sequence is MKTLMTSALALGLAAGVAHANDEVTLQLQWVTQAQFAGYYVALENGYYEEEGLDVTIQPGGPDIAPPQVLAGGGADVMLNWMPSALAARERGLPVVNIAQPFASSGLMLTCWADAGIAEPADLAGHTIGVWFFGNEYPFLSWMSQLGISTDGGADGVTVLQQGFNVDPLLQRQADCISTMTYNEYWQVIDAGVSPDDLITFKYEDQGVATLEDGMWVLEENLEDPEFVDRMVRFVRASMEGWKWAEAHPDEAAMIVLDYDETGAQTEEHQTRMMGEVALLTAGSNGALDEAAYDRTVATLLAGGSDPVITAVPEGAWTHMITDQALSD, encoded by the coding sequence ATGAAAACACTGATGACATCCGCGCTGGCGCTTGGGCTGGCCGCAGGGGTGGCGCATGCCAATGATGAGGTGACGCTACAGTTGCAATGGGTCACGCAGGCGCAGTTCGCGGGCTATTACGTGGCGCTTGAAAACGGCTATTACGAAGAGGAGGGTCTGGATGTGACGATCCAGCCAGGCGGGCCGGATATCGCCCCGCCGCAGGTGCTGGCCGGTGGCGGTGCCGATGTGATGCTGAACTGGATGCCTTCGGCGCTGGCCGCACGGGAACGGGGCCTGCCGGTGGTCAATATCGCGCAGCCCTTCGCCTCGTCGGGCCTGATGCTGACCTGCTGGGCCGATGCCGGCATTGCCGAACCCGCCGATCTGGCCGGTCACACCATCGGTGTCTGGTTCTTCGGCAATGAATACCCGTTCCTCAGCTGGATGAGCCAGTTGGGCATTTCCACCGATGGTGGCGCGGATGGGGTGACCGTTCTGCAGCAGGGTTTCAATGTGGACCCGCTGTTGCAGCGCCAGGCCGATTGCATCTCGACCATGACCTATAATGAGTATTGGCAGGTGATTGATGCAGGCGTCAGCCCCGATGACCTGATCACCTTCAAATACGAAGATCAGGGCGTGGCGACGCTGGAAGACGGGATGTGGGTTCTGGAAGAGAACCTGGAAGACCCGGAATTTGTCGACCGGATGGTGCGTTTCGTGCGGGCCTCGATGGAGGGGTGGAAATGGGCCGAAGCGCATCCTGACGAGGCGGCGATGATCGTGCTCGATTATGACGAGACCGGCGCCCAGACCGAAGAGCATCAGACCCGGATGATGGGCGAGGTGGCGCTGCTGACCGCAGGCTCGAATGGCGCGCTGGACGAGGCCGCCTATGACCGGACGGTGGCAACCCTTCTGGCCGGTGGCTCGGACCCGGTGATCACGGCCGTACCTGAAGGCGCCTGGACCCATATGATCACGGATCAGGCGCTCAGCGACTGA
- a CDS encoding GNAT family N-acetyltransferase: protein MTDTLPIRRAGLADIPACAAVANWWIDDTEWLPRDHPADVVEDMIREALPIREIWVAGDPIEAYLSFDPVGFRVGALFCRHGGRGVGKALMDRVKQGQKYLWLTTHEPNLRAQKFYIREGFTEVERFMPEPPETVREVKMEWRADEV, encoded by the coding sequence ATGACTGACACACTCCCGATCCGGCGCGCCGGTCTGGCGGATATCCCGGCCTGCGCCGCAGTGGCCAATTGGTGGATTGACGATACCGAGTGGTTGCCCCGGGATCATCCTGCGGATGTGGTGGAAGACATGATCCGCGAGGCCCTTCCGATCCGGGAAATATGGGTCGCGGGTGACCCGATCGAGGCGTATTTGTCTTTCGATCCGGTGGGGTTCCGTGTGGGTGCTCTGTTCTGCCGTCATGGCGGCCGCGGGGTCGGCAAGGCGCTGATGGATCGGGTGAAACAGGGGCAGAAATACCTTTGGCTCACAACCCATGAGCCAAATCTGCGGGCGCAGAAATTCTATATTCGCGAAGGGTTTACCGAGGTGGAGCGGTTCATGCCGGAGCCGCCGGAAACCGTGCGCGAGGTGAAGATGGAGTGGCGGGCCGATGAGGTGTGA
- a CDS encoding M24 family metallopeptidase encodes MTSEFDVFKDDRKSTYLNSEGSDKPLISPVSDAVLDRARRYRLSRLREQIQHYDIAALLLYDPVNIRYAYDCSNMQVWTLHNPIRYALILNDGPAVMFEFAGCEHVNKELPGIDEIRVATSWMYLTKGDKVDLSVANWANEISDLVRTYGGGNLRIAADRLDGVGVNALEACGLSCLPGDALTEQARAIKSPDEIELMRWTIRVCEVGMARIYEHSQPGVTERELWAHLHFENARSGGDWLETKLLTCGPNTNPWYKECSDRMCQAGEMISFDTDMIGPYGYCADLSRSWTCGYTEFSDIQKKIYGRALDQINHNLDLLKPGLAFKEFNEGSWRIPDENVAYRYSLALHGVGLADEWPALWLHIDWQDDQTTSGAFEPGMVVCVESLMAESGSESVKLETQVLITAHGAERLDSFPWENPSA; translated from the coding sequence ATGACTTCGGAATTTGATGTTTTCAAAGACGACCGAAAGTCGACCTATCTAAATTCCGAAGGGTCGGACAAACCATTGATCAGCCCGGTCAGCGATGCAGTGCTTGACCGCGCGCGACGCTATCGTCTTTCCCGTTTGAGAGAACAGATACAGCACTACGATATCGCAGCACTCCTCCTGTATGATCCCGTCAACATCCGCTACGCGTACGATTGCTCGAACATGCAGGTCTGGACCCTGCACAATCCCATTCGGTATGCGTTGATCCTGAATGATGGACCCGCTGTTATGTTTGAATTTGCGGGGTGCGAACACGTCAACAAAGAGCTGCCGGGCATCGATGAAATACGGGTGGCCACAAGCTGGATGTACCTAACCAAAGGCGACAAGGTCGATCTGTCCGTTGCCAACTGGGCCAATGAAATCAGCGATTTGGTACGCACCTATGGTGGTGGAAATCTGCGCATTGCGGCAGACAGGTTGGACGGTGTCGGTGTAAATGCACTTGAGGCTTGTGGATTGTCCTGCCTTCCCGGTGATGCGCTGACCGAACAGGCGCGCGCGATCAAGTCCCCCGACGAAATTGAATTGATGCGCTGGACCATTCGCGTCTGTGAAGTCGGAATGGCGCGGATTTACGAACATTCGCAACCCGGTGTCACAGAACGAGAGCTCTGGGCGCATCTTCACTTTGAAAACGCGCGATCAGGTGGCGATTGGCTTGAGACCAAGCTTTTGACATGCGGGCCGAACACAAATCCTTGGTATAAGGAATGTAGCGACCGCATGTGCCAAGCAGGTGAAATGATCTCTTTCGACACCGATATGATCGGCCCCTACGGCTATTGCGCCGACCTTTCGCGGAGTTGGACATGCGGATACACGGAATTTTCGGACATACAGAAAAAGATCTACGGCCGGGCGTTGGACCAGATAAATCACAACTTGGATCTACTGAAACCTGGCCTTGCCTTTAAAGAATTCAATGAGGGAAGCTGGCGGATTCCAGATGAAAACGTCGCGTATCGGTATTCTCTTGCCCTGCACGGCGTTGGGCTTGCTGACGAATGGCCTGCCTTGTGGTTGCACATCGATTGGCAAGACGATCAAACGACAAGCGGTGCCTTTGAACCCGGCATGGTCGTTTGCGTGGAAAGCCTGATGGCGGAAAGTGGCAGCGAAAGCGTCAAACTGGAAACTCAGGTCTTGATAACCGCGCACGGTGCCGAACGATTGGACAGCTTTCCGTGGGAAAATCCGAGCGCGTGA
- a CDS encoding helix-turn-helix transcriptional regulator: MTPRASAQRRHALTGSRIRERRTAMGFKQTELARAVGISASYLNLIEHNRRRIGGKLLVDLARRLEVEPAALSEGADATLFDALQGAAADSRSHFGTRPEISRIDELAGRFPGWTGLIAAQHKRIAGLEVLVDGLHDRLSHDPVLAETMHEVLSTVAAIRSTADILVRDPEIEPQWRARFHRNLHEEAERLSGRATGMLAYFEDQGRRQDAPATPQETVEALFDAADHHFPGIEERGGDAIEDVLADLDAMQDPATHALADHSLRAYAEDAARLPLTRFLQAARDADFKPEPLLPLAGGDVALVLRRLATLPGGTGAPPLGLAICDMAGALIFRRRINAFSIPRFGAGCPLWPLYHVLSRPMVPETTVLDLPNGARFQAWAVCQPMKPAGFGVEPVMHATMLLRPLDEGDDRAAAGHPVGPGCAVCPRDGCAARRMDSLIG, encoded by the coding sequence ATGACACCCCGCGCGTCCGCCCAACGTCGTCATGCCCTGACCGGAAGCCGTATCCGCGAGCGGCGCACGGCCATGGGGTTCAAACAAACCGAACTGGCCCGCGCCGTGGGTATCTCGGCCAGCTATCTGAACCTGATCGAACATAACCGGCGCCGGATTGGCGGCAAGCTGCTGGTCGATCTGGCCAGACGGCTGGAGGTGGAACCCGCCGCGCTGAGCGAAGGGGCGGATGCAACCCTGTTCGATGCGTTGCAGGGTGCTGCGGCGGACAGCCGGTCGCATTTCGGCACCCGGCCCGAGATCAGCCGGATCGACGAGTTGGCCGGTCGCTTCCCCGGCTGGACCGGCCTGATCGCGGCGCAGCACAAACGGATTGCCGGGCTGGAAGTGCTGGTGGATGGCCTGCATGACCGGTTGAGCCATGACCCGGTGCTGGCCGAGACAATGCATGAAGTGCTGTCAACGGTGGCCGCGATCCGCTCCACCGCCGATATTCTGGTGCGCGATCCCGAGATCGAGCCGCAATGGCGGGCCCGGTTCCACCGCAACCTGCATGAAGAGGCCGAACGTCTGTCGGGCCGGGCCACCGGCATGCTGGCCTATTTCGAGGATCAGGGCAGGCGACAGGATGCGCCCGCAACCCCGCAGGAAACCGTGGAGGCGCTGTTCGATGCGGCGGATCATCATTTCCCCGGAATTGAAGAACGGGGAGGGGACGCCATAGAGGATGTTCTGGCCGATCTGGACGCGATGCAGGACCCGGCGACCCATGCTCTGGCGGATCACTCGCTGCGGGCCTATGCCGAGGATGCGGCACGTCTGCCCCTGACCCGGTTTCTGCAGGCCGCGCGGGACGCGGATTTCAAACCGGAGCCGTTGCTGCCGCTGGCTGGCGGGGATGTGGCCCTGGTGTTGCGGCGGCTGGCGACCCTGCCGGGGGGCACAGGCGCGCCGCCGCTTGGGCTGGCCATATGCGATATGGCTGGCGCGCTGATCTTTCGCCGCCGGATCAACGCTTTCTCGATCCCGCGTTTCGGGGCCGGGTGCCCGCTCTGGCCGCTATACCATGTGCTCAGCCGGCCGATGGTGCCGGAAACCACGGTGCTGGACCTGCCCAATGGCGCCCGGTTTCAGGCCTGGGCGGTCTGCCAGCCGATGAAACCCGCAGGGTTCGGTGTGGAACCGGTGATGCACGCCACGATGCTGCTGCGTCCGCTTGACGAGGGTGATGACCGTGCGGCGGCGGGTCACCCGGTTGGCCCGGGCTGTGCCGTCTGCCCCCGCGATGGCTGCGCCGCGCGCCGGATGGACAGCCTGATCGGGTAA
- a CDS encoding ATP-binding protein yields MLSFNGLVAVCVVYVACLFWVAFLAEKRAAEGKARWLSSPLVYTLSLSIYTTAWTFYGAVGSAARSGLEFLTIYLGPTLVFIGWFWLLRKMVRIGRAQRITSIADMISSRYGKSGGLAALVTVLAVIGTTPYIALQLQSVTLSFSVFARSGPLAAPDAGSTVIWVAGGLALFTIVFGTRSLDVNERHPGLVSAIALEAIVKLCALLAVGAFVVWGLADGPGDILVRLEDSPMAVWTSNGARWVGLTVLSGAAILCLPRMFQVMVVENADERHLATASWAFPLYLLLMSLFVIPIAVVGLQMMPAGANPDLFMLTLPLELGQEGLALLAFLGGFSAATSMVIIAALALSTMVSNHIIVPLWMRATKGENPMTGDMRRVALMARRLSIAGVLTLGLIYYRLSGGTEALASIGLIAFLGVAQVLPALLGGIFWRGATRPGAATGIGLGFLIWGWVLLMPNAATAGLMQGLLENGPFGIGWLRPETPLGLNGADPLLTAMVLSLGVNTIAFVLVSLFTFPSPMERLMGAQFVNVYEHSRTPLAWKGSAGTADDLLIMAQRILGAGRAARLFREAAAAQGREAQLPEPTPDFLEHLERELAGSVGAATANAMVGQITGGASVSVRDLLAVADETAQMMEYSSQLEAKSTELARTAARLREANQKLTELSVQKDAFLSQISHELRTPMTSIRAFSEILMQNRDLDAEGRTRFSRIIHDESLRLTRLLDDLLDLAVLEDGQVTLNEGEAVLCDVLDRAINATSALKEGAGLSIRRDPDQENVPLWTDADRLAQVFINLISNVQKYCDADAPELTITVHRLPGYAEVEFADNGSGVAPRQQSLIFEKFARADTAREAPGAGLGLAISREIMGRLGGALVYVPEQGGACFRVRLPGRASHAA; encoded by the coding sequence ATGCTGTCGTTTAACGGGCTGGTCGCGGTCTGCGTGGTCTATGTCGCATGTCTGTTCTGGGTGGCTTTTCTGGCAGAAAAACGCGCGGCGGAAGGCAAGGCGCGGTGGTTAAGCTCTCCGCTTGTCTATACGTTGAGCCTGTCGATCTACACCACCGCCTGGACGTTTTATGGCGCGGTGGGGTCGGCGGCACGCTCAGGCCTGGAGTTTCTGACCATCTATCTGGGGCCGACACTGGTGTTCATCGGCTGGTTCTGGTTGCTCAGAAAAATGGTGCGGATCGGGCGCGCGCAGCGGATCACTTCGATTGCTGACATGATTTCAAGCCGTTATGGGAAATCCGGTGGGCTGGCGGCGCTGGTCACAGTGCTCGCCGTTATCGGAACAACCCCCTATATCGCGCTGCAACTGCAATCGGTCACCCTGTCCTTTTCGGTTTTCGCACGCTCCGGCCCGCTGGCCGCGCCTGATGCAGGCAGCACGGTGATCTGGGTGGCGGGCGGGCTGGCGCTGTTCACAATTGTGTTCGGCACCAGATCACTGGATGTCAATGAACGCCACCCCGGTCTGGTCTCGGCCATCGCGCTTGAGGCGATTGTGAAACTCTGCGCGCTTCTGGCTGTGGGCGCCTTTGTCGTCTGGGGGCTGGCGGATGGGCCCGGCGATATTCTGGTCAGGCTGGAAGACAGCCCGATGGCGGTCTGGACATCGAATGGCGCCAGATGGGTCGGGCTGACCGTGTTGAGCGGGGCGGCAATCCTGTGCCTGCCGCGGATGTTTCAGGTGATGGTGGTGGAAAATGCCGATGAACGGCATCTGGCGACCGCCAGTTGGGCATTCCCGCTTTATCTGCTGTTGATGAGCCTGTTTGTGATCCCGATCGCGGTGGTGGGCTTGCAGATGATGCCCGCAGGCGCGAACCCGGATCTGTTCATGCTGACCCTGCCTTTGGAACTGGGGCAGGAGGGGCTGGCGCTGCTGGCATTCCTCGGCGGGTTTTCGGCGGCCACCTCGATGGTGATCATCGCGGCGCTGGCGCTCAGCACCATGGTCTCGAACCATATCATCGTGCCGCTCTGGATGCGGGCCACCAAGGGGGAAAACCCGATGACCGGCGATATGCGGCGCGTGGCGCTGATGGCGCGACGGTTGAGCATTGCCGGCGTACTGACCCTTGGGCTTATCTATTACCGGCTGTCCGGCGGAACCGAGGCGCTGGCCTCGATCGGGTTGATCGCCTTTCTGGGGGTGGCACAGGTGTTGCCGGCGCTTCTGGGCGGTATTTTCTGGCGCGGGGCAACGCGCCCGGGGGCGGCGACGGGCATCGGGCTGGGGTTTCTGATCTGGGGCTGGGTGTTGCTGATGCCCAATGCGGCCACCGCCGGGCTGATGCAGGGGCTGCTGGAAAACGGGCCGTTCGGCATTGGCTGGCTACGCCCCGAAACCCCTTTGGGGCTCAACGGGGCCGACCCGCTGCTGACCGCGATGGTGCTGTCGCTTGGGGTCAATACGATTGCCTTTGTGCTGGTATCGCTCTTCACCTTTCCCAGCCCGATGGAACGGCTGATGGGCGCACAATTCGTGAATGTGTATGAACATTCGCGCACGCCTCTGGCCTGGAAGGGCAGCGCGGGCACGGCGGATGATCTGCTGATCATGGCGCAGCGGATATTGGGCGCGGGCCGTGCGGCGCGCCTGTTCCGCGAAGCCGCCGCCGCACAGGGGCGTGAGGCGCAATTGCCTGAACCGACGCCCGATTTTCTGGAACATCTGGAACGGGAACTGGCGGGCTCTGTGGGGGCGGCCACGGCCAATGCGATGGTAGGCCAGATCACCGGCGGGGCCAGTGTTTCGGTGCGCGACCTGCTGGCCGTGGCCGATGAAACCGCGCAGATGATGGAATATTCCAGCCAGTTGGAGGCGAAATCGACCGAACTGGCCCGCACCGCCGCCCGCCTGCGCGAAGCGAACCAGAAACTGACCGAATTGTCGGTGCAGAAAGACGCGTTCCTCAGCCAGATCAGCCATGAATTGCGCACCCCGATGACCTCGATCCGGGCATTTTCGGAAATTCTGATGCAGAACCGCGATCTGGATGCGGAGGGGCGCACAAGGTTCAGCCGGATCATCCATGATGAAAGCCTGCGGCTGACCCGGCTTTTGGATGATCTGCTGGATCTGGCGGTGCTGGAAGACGGGCAGGTGACACTGAACGAGGGCGAGGCGGTGCTCTGCGATGTGCTGGACCGGGCGATCAATGCGACCAGTGCCCTGAAGGAAGGCGCGGGGCTGAGCATCCGCCGCGACCCGGATCAGGAGAACGTGCCGCTCTGGACCGATGCGGACCGGTTGGCGCAGGTGTTCATCAACCTGATCTCGAATGTGCAGAAATACTGCGACGCGGATGCGCCCGAACTGACCATCACGGTTCACCGTCTGCCGGGATATGCAGAGGTGGAATTTGCCGATAATGGCAGCGGCGTGGCCCCGCGCCAGCAATCGCTGATTTTCGAGAAATTCGCCCGCGCCGATACCGCGCGCGAGGCCCCCGGCGCCGGTCTGGGCCTGGCGATCAGCCGCGAGATCATGGGGCGCCTGGGGGGCGCGCTGGTCTATGTGCCGGAGCAGGGCGGGGCCTGTTTCCGGGTGCGCCTGCCGGGCCGGGCCTCGCACGCGGCCTGA
- a CDS encoding ABC transporter permease has translation MAALLRYGVPVLVVVACILALWYAASVGMNRAWTLDQAERAGVSLSTGEVIADAMNQERPVLPTPHQVFAELWNTTAGEPMFRERRGELRGNPRSLYFHAYQTLAPTLLGFLFGTGLGILLAVGIVHNRAMDMSVMPWAIASQTIPILAIAPMVIVVLNSIGIEGLLPKSLISAYLSFFPVVVGMVKGLRSPGVMDLDLLRTYSAGNGATFWKLRLPASVPFLFTSLKVAIAAALVGAIVAELPTGARFGLGARLLTGSYYGQTIQIWSALFMAAICAAVLVGGLGLIERLTLKRMGVAR, from the coding sequence ATGGCGGCGCTGCTCCGCTATGGGGTGCCCGTGCTGGTGGTGGTCGCCTGTATCCTCGCGCTTTGGTATGCGGCAAGCGTGGGCATGAACCGCGCCTGGACACTGGACCAGGCGGAAAGGGCGGGGGTCAGCCTCAGCACCGGTGAGGTGATCGCGGATGCGATGAATCAGGAGCGGCCCGTGCTGCCGACCCCGCATCAGGTCTTTGCCGAATTGTGGAACACCACAGCGGGGGAGCCGATGTTCCGCGAGCGGCGGGGGGAATTGCGGGGCAATCCACGCTCGCTCTATTTCCATGCCTATCAGACATTGGCGCCCACCTTGCTTGGCTTCCTGTTCGGCACCGGGCTTGGCATCCTGCTGGCGGTCGGGATCGTGCATAACCGGGCGATGGACATGTCGGTGATGCCCTGGGCGATTGCCTCGCAGACAATTCCGATACTGGCGATTGCGCCGATGGTGATCGTGGTGCTGAACTCGATCGGGATCGAAGGGCTGCTGCCGAAATCGCTGATCTCGGCCTATCTGAGCTTCTTTCCCGTGGTGGTCGGCATGGTCAAGGGGTTGCGCAGCCCGGGGGTGATGGATCTGGACCTGCTGCGCACCTATTCGGCAGGCAACGGGGCGACCTTCTGGAAACTGCGGCTGCCGGCCTCGGTGCCGTTTCTGTTTACCTCGCTGAAAGTGGCGATTGCGGCGGCGCTGGTGGGGGCGATCGTGGCCGAACTGCCCACCGGCGCGCGGTTCGGTCTGGGTGCACGCCTGCTGACCGGCAGCTATTACGGGCAGACGATCCAGATCTGGTCAGCGCTGTTCATGGCGGCGATCTGTGCGGCGGTCTTGGTGGGTGGTCTGGGCCTGATCGAACGGCTGACCCTGAAACGCATGGGGGTCGCGCGATGA
- a CDS encoding response regulator transcription factor encodes MGARVLLVEDETNILEAISFILSRDGWEVHGHGNGATAVDAVARLTPDVVVLDVMLPGRSGLDILRDLRNTAETVHLPVLMLTAKGQAKDRDMALALGANAYLTKPFSNDEMIETLRHVAGPGSLNGSGMNGAGPSDRQS; translated from the coding sequence TTGGGCGCACGGGTTCTGCTGGTCGAAGATGAGACCAACATTCTGGAAGCTATCAGTTTTATCCTGTCCCGCGACGGGTGGGAGGTGCATGGCCATGGCAATGGTGCAACCGCGGTTGATGCGGTGGCGCGGCTGACGCCCGATGTGGTGGTGCTGGATGTGATGCTGCCCGGGCGGTCCGGTCTCGATATTCTGCGCGATCTGCGCAACACGGCGGAAACCGTGCATTTGCCGGTGCTGATGCTGACCGCCAAGGGCCAGGCCAAGGATCGTGACATGGCGCTGGCCCTGGGGGCCAATGCCTATCTGACCAAGCCGTTTTCCAATGACGAAATGATAGAGACCTTGCGCCATGTGGCCGGGCCCGGCAGTCTGAATGGCTCAGGGATGAACGGGGCAGGGCCGTCGGATCGACAGTCATGA
- a CDS encoding trimethylamine methyltransferase family protein → MVEIEAKGRRGGGRRRRDNAATNTVARQPNYRQLRHPFSPQTVFSEDEVQSIHNTALRVIEELGIKVLLPEAREIFAKAGARVDDDEMVFIGRDVVEAAIESAPSSIPLRSINPARQQIYENGAMLFMAGAGCPNATDFERGRRAGDLGAYEETIKLAQHFDVLHMFGPAVEPQNVAAHLRHYDMMRAQMEFGDKPMFVYSRGRAQVQQSFEMIQIAQNLSSDDFAEGVWASSVINSNSPRMLDNPMAQGLIDFARAGQMTIITPFCLAGAMAPVTVAGALTLQHAEAMAGITLAQLAKSGAPISYGGFSSNVDMKSGSPAFGTPEHIKMQIGAGQLARHINLPWRSASGAASNTPDMQAATETNMSLWGAANANATLTVHSAGWLEGGLSFGYEKFINDIEALQTLAEMCTKPSGSDAEIGWDALADVQPGGHFFATQHTMDRYQTAFYSPLVADLQNFGAWEDAGSQTSAQRATGIWKQILAEFTPAPTGAEAKERLMPYIEKKTAEGGAALLD, encoded by the coding sequence ATGGTAGAAATAGAAGCCAAAGGTCGTCGTGGCGGGGGCCGTCGCAGACGCGACAATGCCGCGACAAATACAGTTGCACGCCAACCGAACTATCGCCAACTTCGCCATCCCTTTTCGCCACAAACCGTATTCTCCGAGGATGAGGTTCAGTCGATCCACAACACCGCATTGCGCGTCATTGAAGAGCTTGGCATCAAGGTTCTGCTACCAGAAGCACGCGAAATATTTGCGAAAGCAGGCGCGCGCGTGGACGACGACGAAATGGTCTTTATCGGGCGTGATGTTGTTGAGGCAGCGATTGAAAGCGCCCCCAGTTCCATCCCCCTTCGCTCAATCAATCCAGCGCGCCAGCAGATCTACGAAAACGGTGCGATGCTGTTCATGGCAGGTGCGGGTTGTCCGAACGCCACCGATTTTGAGCGCGGCCGCCGCGCCGGCGACTTGGGGGCTTATGAGGAAACCATAAAGCTGGCCCAACATTTCGACGTTCTGCACATGTTTGGCCCCGCAGTTGAGCCGCAAAATGTGGCAGCACACCTGCGCCACTACGATATGATGCGCGCGCAGATGGAATTCGGTGATAAGCCGATGTTCGTATATTCGCGTGGCCGTGCTCAGGTTCAACAGAGCTTTGAGATGATCCAGATTGCACAGAATTTGTCGAGCGATGATTTTGCAGAGGGTGTCTGGGCGTCGTCCGTCATCAACTCCAATTCGCCGCGCATGTTGGACAACCCAATGGCGCAAGGGCTGATCGACTTCGCACGTGCAGGCCAGATGACAATCATCACACCCTTCTGTCTGGCGGGCGCAATGGCTCCGGTCACCGTCGCGGGTGCGCTGACATTACAGCATGCCGAAGCGATGGCAGGTATCACATTGGCCCAACTGGCCAAAAGCGGGGCGCCCATCAGCTATGGCGGGTTCAGTTCCAACGTCGATATGAAATCAGGCTCACCTGCTTTTGGCACGCCCGAACACATCAAAATGCAGATTGGCGCAGGCCAGTTGGCACGCCATATCAACTTGCCTTGGCGTTCTGCGTCGGGGGCGGCGTCCAACACGCCTGACATGCAGGCGGCGACGGAAACTAATATGTCCTTGTGGGGCGCTGCAAATGCGAATGCCACCTTGACCGTACATTCGGCCGGATGGCTCGAAGGCGGGTTAAGCTTTGGGTATGAGAAATTCATCAACGACATTGAAGCGCTGCAAACGCTGGCTGAAATGTGCACTAAGCCAAGCGGTAGCGACGCTGAAATCGGCTGGGATGCGCTGGCCGATGTACAGCCAGGCGGCCACTTCTTTGCTACGCAACACACAATGGATCGTTACCAGACCGCGTTTTATTCTCCCTTGGTCGCGGATCTTCAGAACTTTGGCGCGTGGGAAGATGCAGGCAGTCAGACGTCTGCGCAACGCGCAACAGGGATATGGAAACAAATCCTTGCCGAGTTCACACCCGCCCCGACGGGAGCAGAAGCGAAGGAGCGCTTGATGCCCTATATTGAGAAGAAAACCGCTGAAGGAGGGGCCGCCTTGCTTGATTAG